Proteins from a single region of Paramormyrops kingsleyae isolate MSU_618 chromosome 9, PKINGS_0.4, whole genome shotgun sequence:
- the LOC111844584 gene encoding uncharacterized protein, producing MVDGSLKYKLANYRTKLRRLGCPEVTVNALTHKPESKCSPAYGVKKPKKVEVNYCPTYPAGETPKTLEEIRVALLSEVNKRNNEHKLAAMMDKTFALRRQEVVSEAPMIADFKIRWPALFSVREVSTEFKRITTIHLQSKFFYELDVHSANLMKAYAKKGGVQGKKIKTIMAPITQTDSIEVRRECILKGLCVYLNEDPEKLVKQYLDVDESTQMAIAETVFGIFVIHQEGAEPGDDPVDVGIVLEGVEVMSELCNVAFAVVMLLGLVYALNLSYPQELKYTFEVLQKIIMELDGNKLSNKGQVLKTLLSR from the exons ATGGTGGATGGAAGCCTTAAGTATAAACTTGCTAACTATCGAACAAAACTCCGACGGCTTGGATGCCCCGAAGTGACTGTGAATGCCTTAACACACAAACCTGAGAGCAAATGCAGTCCTGCATATGGTGTAAAGAAGCCGAAAAAAGTCGAAGTGAATTACTGCCCCACCTATCCGGCTGGTGAAACACCAAAGACACTAGAAGAGATAAGAGTGGCACTCCTCTCAGAAGTAAATAAGAGAAACAATGAGCACAAGTTGGCGGCAATGATGGACAAGACCTTTGCACTCAGAAGGCAAGAGGTAGTTTCGGAGGCCCCCATGATAGCTGATTTCAAAATTAGGTGGCCAGCTCTCTTCAGTGTGCGTGAG GTGAGTACAGAGTTCAAGAGAATCACAACGATCCATTTGCAGTCAAAGTTCTTCTACGAGCTTGATGTTCACTCTGCAAACCTGATGAAGGCGTATGCCAAGAAAGGTGGAGttcaagggaaaaaaatcaagacCATCATGGCACCCATAACCCAG ACTGACAGTATTGAAGTAAGAAGAGAATGCATCCTCAAAGGTCTCTGCGTGTACCTTAATGAAGATCCAGAGAAGCTGGTGAAGCAATACCTG GATGTCGATGAAAGCACTCAAATGGCCATAGCGGAGACAGTATTTGGAATCTTTGTCATTCATCAAGAAGGTGCAGAGCCTGGCGATGACCCCGTGGATGTTGGTATTGTCCTGGAGGGGGTGGAAGTGATGAGTGAGTTGTGCAATGTAGCTTTTGCTGTGGTGATGTTGCTGGGGCTTGTCTACGCGCTAAACCTGAGCTACCCCCAGGAGCTCAAGTACACTTTTGAGGTTCTGCAGAAGATCATTATGGAATTGGATGGAAACAAACTATCCAACAAAGGACAAGTTCTCAAAACACTGCTTTCACGTTAA